One Ignavibacteriales bacterium genomic region harbors:
- a CDS encoding tetratricopeptide repeat protein produces MLKPKKRISKKEIKEDRLVTSYFEATSWYETNKKIVNGVLAGVVVLAILIVAYVNNVTSNNQKATTELGKVLPYYDQGKYDLAINGNLQENIRGFQSIVDDYGSTKAGELAGFYLANCYFAQGDYDKALKYYLNVSVKDDLISASSLAGAGACYEANGDHAKAASSYEKAAFMSAKDVNVPENMFHAAQNHILAGNKEKAVELLKKVKKDYPNASVTRDIDRWIAIASV; encoded by the coding sequence ATGCTGAAGCCCAAGAAAAGAATTTCGAAGAAAGAGATCAAAGAGGATCGTCTCGTCACATCGTATTTTGAAGCGACTTCGTGGTACGAGACCAACAAGAAGATCGTCAACGGCGTGCTTGCAGGCGTCGTCGTGCTTGCCATCCTCATTGTTGCGTACGTGAACAACGTGACATCGAACAACCAGAAGGCGACAACAGAACTGGGGAAGGTTCTCCCATATTATGATCAGGGAAAATATGACCTTGCGATCAATGGCAATCTGCAGGAGAACATCCGGGGGTTCCAGTCGATTGTCGATGACTACGGAAGCACGAAGGCCGGTGAGCTTGCCGGATTCTATCTTGCAAACTGCTATTTCGCACAGGGCGACTATGACAAGGCGTTGAAATACTACCTCAATGTCAGTGTGAAAGACGATCTGATTTCTGCCTCTTCTCTCGCTGGTGCCGGCGCCTGCTACGAGGCGAATGGCGATCATGCGAAGGCTGCATCATCGTACGAAAAAGCCGCATTCATGTCCGCGAAGGACGTGAACGTTCCGGAGAACATGTTCCACGCTGCCCAGAACCACATACTCGCTGGCAACAAGGAGAAAGCGGTTGAACTGCTAAAGAAAGTGAAGAAAGATTATCCTAATGCCAGCGTGACGCGCGATATTGACCGCTGGATTGCAATCGCGAGTGTTTGA
- a CDS encoding response regulator — protein MKKIMLVDDEEQLVSIMASVLQDEGFAVKTMFSAEEALNAFASYSPDLVISDVKMERMDGFAMFERVKALQSTPSVPFIFLTGLDDRLGQQRAKSLGAMAYVNKPFDVDDFVDIVKKLIPPR, from the coding sequence ATGAAGAAGATAATGCTCGTCGACGATGAGGAACAACTCGTCAGTATCATGGCCAGCGTCCTTCAGGACGAGGGCTTTGCTGTGAAGACTATGTTCAGTGCTGAAGAGGCATTGAACGCGTTTGCATCATATTCGCCGGACCTTGTCATCTCTGACGTGAAAATGGAGCGCATGGATGGGTTCGCAATGTTCGAACGTGTGAAAGCTTTGCAGAGCACTCCGAGTGTTCCTTTCATCTTTCTTACGGGTCTCGATGATCGACTTGGTCAACAGCGTGCAAAATCGCTGGGTGCCATGGCGTATGTGAACAAGCCGTTTGACGTCGACGATTTTGTCGATATTGTGAAGAAGCTGATCCCTCCTCGCTAG
- a CDS encoding DUF2723 domain-containing protein, producing MNHYKINRIVAFAIFVVSLLTYLRTIPPTVVFWDVGEHCAASIGVQVQHPPGSPLLVLVMRVASMIPVVADLALRMILVNLLASCIVVVLLYLITVRVILMWRSLPSTPFEALSLYGSAAIGALALTFSTTFWFNSIEVETRNVSLLFTALIIWLVLLWYEKAYDEHSDLYLLLITFLVGLTVGVHIHGLLGFFVAILLVYFRFYKKSLREFLFSTDVFKFGVVASLIFWTAYPGIVKWFPSMLDADVFGYKSQIWIAVAIGILLGAMYLVRYSTRKNNRILNIASLAFLFIVLGYSTYLVTFMRANANTPMNENDPSNLKRLVSYLERDQYGETPLMNRRFSLEPDKMENFKKYTSDLDYFWEYQIKHMYLRYMGWNFIGKEADWQDAGVRFSQLYGIPFLIGILGLVYHWRKNQKIAFVMSVFFLLTGFFLAFYFNMQEQQPRERDYFFVYSVFSFCLWIGIGVSAVFEFLRERLTEKNLNIVAFSTFAIALILVPGNMLRTNYHPMSRNGHYLAWDYSYNLLQSVEKDAILITAGDNDTFPLWYLQDAEGIRRDVRIVNLSLANTDWYIKQLKHSEPYGAKTVPVSIPDDQIEGIQPMMYKTQTVQIPIPRFATEGWNSPDNVDANSTAIIDTMRFVMPATLQYGNVSALRVQDILVFDILRTSNWRRPIYFAITTGGEANNIGLREYLELQGLAFKVVPARKQAYWSAVHEERTKAHLFTDVPVPSKGPAYGCLWRGLSDSTIHFDENQRRMISSYRQPFFNLATYLANIKNKPNEVLQVLNRMEQVVPRRIHSMDYRLKSDLASFYTMAGDTKQHREILGEIVAELAPGLDTAPLEQLSQYNPLVILLQTYEGLGNFEKGLEVLQRIERSYGTSTGVKEFVSAKKMELEMMRRSQNSVVDSAVQKTPGKK from the coding sequence ATGAATCATTACAAAATCAATCGCATCGTAGCTTTTGCCATTTTCGTGGTGTCACTTCTCACCTACTTGCGCACGATTCCCCCAACCGTGGTGTTCTGGGATGTGGGTGAGCATTGTGCGGCATCGATCGGAGTGCAGGTTCAGCATCCCCCGGGCTCTCCGCTGCTGGTTCTGGTCATGAGGGTGGCTTCCATGATCCCGGTTGTGGCGGACCTGGCGCTGAGAATGATCCTCGTCAACCTCCTGGCAAGCTGCATCGTTGTCGTGCTGCTGTATTTGATCACGGTACGTGTAATACTCATGTGGCGTTCGCTGCCGTCGACTCCGTTCGAAGCTCTTTCCTTGTATGGCTCAGCCGCTATCGGTGCACTTGCGCTCACGTTCAGCACGACGTTTTGGTTCAATTCGATTGAAGTAGAAACGAGAAATGTGAGCCTCTTGTTCACCGCGCTCATTATCTGGCTTGTCCTGCTGTGGTATGAAAAAGCGTATGACGAGCATAGCGACCTCTATCTCTTGCTCATCACCTTTTTGGTGGGTCTGACAGTTGGTGTCCACATTCATGGACTGCTTGGGTTCTTTGTTGCGATCCTTCTTGTCTACTTCCGTTTCTATAAGAAGAGCCTGAGGGAGTTCCTGTTCTCGACTGATGTGTTCAAGTTCGGCGTTGTCGCTTCTCTTATTTTCTGGACCGCCTATCCGGGCATTGTGAAATGGTTTCCCTCCATGCTCGATGCAGATGTGTTCGGCTATAAGAGCCAGATCTGGATCGCAGTGGCAATCGGCATTCTCCTTGGGGCGATGTATCTCGTCCGGTATTCCACACGCAAGAACAACCGTATCCTGAATATTGCTTCGTTGGCTTTTCTGTTCATCGTGCTCGGGTATTCCACATACCTTGTTACCTTCATGCGCGCGAATGCCAACACGCCAATGAACGAGAACGATCCGAGCAATCTGAAACGACTCGTTTCCTATCTCGAGCGCGATCAATACGGCGAGACTCCCCTCATGAATCGCAGGTTCTCGCTTGAACCGGACAAGATGGAGAATTTCAAGAAGTACACAAGCGACCTGGACTATTTCTGGGAGTATCAGATCAAGCACATGTATCTCCGCTATATGGGATGGAATTTCATAGGTAAAGAGGCGGATTGGCAGGACGCGGGAGTTCGGTTCTCCCAGCTGTACGGCATTCCGTTTCTCATCGGCATTCTTGGTCTCGTATATCATTGGCGAAAGAACCAAAAGATCGCTTTCGTGATGTCGGTTTTCTTTCTCTTGACGGGATTCTTTTTGGCATTCTACTTCAACATGCAGGAGCAGCAGCCGCGCGAGCGAGACTACTTCTTTGTGTATTCGGTTTTCAGCTTCTGTCTGTGGATCGGCATCGGCGTATCGGCAGTGTTCGAGTTCTTGCGTGAGCGCCTGACGGAAAAGAACTTGAATATCGTCGCATTCAGCACGTTCGCTATTGCGTTGATCCTGGTTCCGGGCAACATGCTTCGCACCAATTACCATCCGATGTCCCGGAATGGTCACTACCTGGCATGGGACTACTCCTACAACCTTCTGCAGAGCGTGGAAAAAGATGCCATCTTGATCACGGCCGGAGACAACGATACGTTTCCCTTGTGGTACTTACAGGATGCAGAGGGAATCCGGCGCGATGTCCGGATCGTGAACCTGAGCCTCGCGAATACCGATTGGTATATCAAACAGCTCAAGCACAGCGAGCCCTATGGAGCAAAGACCGTTCCGGTGAGTATCCCCGATGATCAGATCGAGGGCATCCAACCAATGATGTACAAAACTCAAACGGTTCAGATCCCCATACCTCGATTCGCCACTGAAGGATGGAACTCTCCTGACAACGTCGATGCGAACAGCACTGCGATTATTGACACCATGCGGTTCGTGATGCCGGCGACGCTGCAATACGGAAATGTCAGTGCGCTCCGTGTGCAGGATATTCTTGTGTTCGATATCCTCCGGACATCAAACTGGCGGCGACCGATTTATTTCGCTATCACGACGGGGGGAGAGGCAAACAACATCGGCTTGAGAGAATATCTGGAACTTCAGGGACTTGCATTCAAGGTCGTTCCAGCGCGGAAGCAGGCCTACTGGAGCGCTGTTCATGAAGAGCGGACGAAGGCGCATCTCTTCACGGATGTTCCTGTACCATCAAAGGGTCCGGCCTACGGATGCCTGTGGCGGGGTCTGTCAGATTCAACGATTCACTTTGATGAAAACCAACGGCGCATGATCTCCAGCTACAGGCAGCCGTTCTTCAATCTTGCCACGTATCTGGCGAACATCAAGAACAAGCCGAATGAGGTTCTCCAAGTGCTCAACAGGATGGAGCAGGTGGTTCCACGGCGCATTCATTCCATGGACTATCGGCTCAAGTCCGACCTCGCATCATTTTACACCATGGCGGGAGACACGAAGCAGCATCGCGAAATACTCGGCGAGATTGTTGCTGAACTCGCCCCGGGATTGGATACTGCGCCGCTCGAACAGCTGTCCCAATATAACCCGCTGGTGATACTGCTCCAGACGTACGAAGGGTTGGGGAATTTCGAGAAGGGACTCGAGGTACTCCAACGCATCGAACGTTCGTACGGTACGTCGACAGGTGTCAAGGAATTTGTGTCGGCGAAGAAAATGGAGCTGGAGATGATGAGGCGAAGTCAGAATAGCGTGGTAGATTCCGCTGTTCAGAAAACGCCTGGCAAGAAATAG
- the waaF gene encoding lipopolysaccharide heptosyltransferase II, which produces MGEPKNIVVIQTAFIGDAVLTLPLIQVLRKHFPGSSVDIVVTPGSRDLFVNHPDIRDAIAFDKRGKDRGIRGLLRLAKDLQSRSYDLALIPHRSLRSAALALIAGIPRRIGFDRSAGRFLMTATAVYHEDLHEIDRNLSLLHALEIEPGPRELPRLYPSEADRKKVDRLLIELEIGNPGKLIAIAPGTIWNTKRWPKERFASLAVNFDTADVEVVLIGGIEDEGLCNEIRVLSNSSLVYDASGTLTLLQSAELLRRCRVLVCNDSAPLHLAAAVGTPVVAIFGATVPAFGFGPTGPFDVVVETIGLKCRPCSIHGGEKCPIKTFACMHDISHDRVFRVAMDVLSRVPGVRDSVH; this is translated from the coding sequence ATGGGGGAGCCGAAAAACATTGTCGTCATTCAAACAGCGTTCATCGGCGACGCTGTTCTGACCTTGCCTCTGATCCAGGTTCTCCGAAAACACTTCCCAGGCTCTTCCGTTGATATTGTCGTCACTCCCGGGTCGCGGGATCTCTTCGTCAATCACCCTGACATTCGGGATGCGATAGCATTCGACAAGCGCGGAAAGGACCGGGGAATTCGGGGCCTGCTCCGACTCGCCAAAGACTTGCAGTCCAGATCGTACGATCTTGCCCTGATTCCTCATCGCTCGCTGAGGAGCGCTGCACTCGCGTTGATTGCCGGAATTCCGCGGAGGATCGGATTCGACAGAAGCGCAGGTCGTTTCCTCATGACAGCGACTGCGGTCTATCACGAGGATTTGCATGAGATTGACCGGAATCTTTCCTTGCTTCATGCTTTGGAAATCGAGCCCGGCCCCCGTGAACTGCCGCGGCTCTATCCGTCGGAAGCCGACCGGAAGAAGGTCGATCGTTTGTTGATCGAATTGGAGATTGGCAACCCCGGGAAGCTTATTGCGATTGCGCCAGGTACCATCTGGAATACAAAACGATGGCCCAAAGAACGATTTGCGTCGCTTGCGGTCAATTTCGATACTGCGGATGTCGAGGTTGTCCTCATCGGAGGAATCGAGGACGAAGGCTTGTGTAATGAGATCAGGGTACTGAGCAATTCCTCTCTCGTGTACGATGCGTCAGGCACTCTGACCCTGCTGCAATCCGCCGAATTGCTGCGGAGGTGCCGGGTGCTTGTCTGCAATGACAGCGCGCCACTGCATCTTGCTGCCGCCGTGGGGACGCCCGTGGTGGCAATATTCGGAGCCACCGTTCCTGCTTTCGGTTTCGGTCCGACTGGTCCCTTCGACGTTGTCGTCGAGACGATTGGACTGAAGTGTCGCCCGTGCTCCATTCATGGTGGGGAGAAGTGCCCCATCAAGACATTTGCTTGTATGCACGACATATCGCACGATCGCGTATTTAGGGTCGCAATGGATGTCTTGTCGAGAGTGCCTGGAGTGAGAGATTCTGTTCATTGA
- a CDS encoding lysophospholipid acyltransferase family protein, translating to MRLGHVVEYLAFQTVAFLVMLLPLIGARWLGRTLGVFVFDYLGYRKGVTLGNLRRAFPEKSDDEIAEIARGAYKSVGIALFELVWYPRMSREQVNASMRFDHPDVLLNAHKKGKGLLILTAHFGNWELLGGCLVVQLGFPVSGIAKTQSNRLVNRSIDARRMRFGNKVIPMETSLREVMRTLRNGEAVGIVADQAAPKENVLIEFFGTQLPTHQGPSVFCLKMGSPLVAVFPVRAPDGSYDAYVKEVPSADLKDYSDENVTELTRRHVKITEDFIRRFPDQWMWMHKRWKHVPPPAYHSGND from the coding sequence GTGAGACTTGGACATGTCGTTGAATATCTTGCTTTCCAAACGGTTGCATTTCTCGTAATGCTTCTGCCTCTTATCGGTGCCAGGTGGCTCGGGCGAACTCTGGGCGTATTTGTCTTCGACTACCTCGGATATCGTAAGGGCGTCACTCTCGGCAATTTGCGCCGTGCATTTCCCGAAAAGTCCGATGACGAGATCGCCGAGATCGCCCGCGGGGCCTATAAGAGCGTAGGAATCGCCCTCTTCGAGCTCGTATGGTATCCAAGGATGAGCCGCGAGCAGGTGAACGCATCAATGCGCTTCGACCACCCGGACGTTTTGCTGAATGCCCACAAGAAAGGGAAGGGGCTGCTCATTCTGACTGCCCACTTCGGGAACTGGGAACTCCTCGGTGGGTGCCTCGTCGTCCAACTCGGTTTCCCGGTTTCTGGTATTGCCAAGACGCAATCCAACCGACTTGTGAATCGAAGTATCGATGCTCGCAGGATGCGGTTTGGGAACAAGGTCATCCCGATGGAAACGTCCTTGCGTGAGGTGATGAGAACTCTACGCAACGGAGAGGCTGTCGGCATCGTGGCAGACCAGGCAGCACCAAAAGAAAACGTGCTGATTGAGTTCTTTGGGACGCAACTGCCCACACATCAGGGACCCTCGGTGTTCTGTCTAAAGATGGGTTCCCCTCTGGTGGCCGTTTTCCCCGTCCGCGCACCGGATGGCTCATATGATGCGTACGTGAAAGAGGTTCCATCTGCGGACCTGAAGGATTACAGTGACGAGAATGTGACCGAGCTGACCAGACGGCACGTGAAGATCACGGAAGATTTCATCAGGCGTTTTCCCGATCAATGGATGTGGATGCACAAGAGATGGAAGCACGTACCGCCGCCGGCTTATCACTCCGGGAATGACTGA
- a CDS encoding secondary thiamine-phosphate synthase enzyme YjbQ translates to MKTLTEYLWFSTKKHREYLNITPEVEKILAKSGIREGMILVSAMHITAGVYVNDAESGLIQDIDEWLEKLAPFDPDYRHHRTGESNGDSHLKSLLVHHEVIVPVTEGKLDFGPWQQIYYAEFDGQRRKRVIVKVMGE, encoded by the coding sequence ATGAAAACGCTTACTGAATATCTGTGGTTTAGCACAAAGAAACACCGCGAATATCTCAATATCACGCCGGAAGTGGAGAAGATTCTGGCGAAGAGCGGTATCAGGGAAGGCATGATCCTCGTCTCCGCCATGCATATTACGGCGGGAGTATATGTGAATGATGCTGAATCGGGATTGATTCAGGATATTGACGAGTGGCTCGAGAAGCTCGCGCCCTTTGATCCGGACTACAGACATCACCGCACGGGAGAATCGAATGGTGATTCGCACCTCAAGAGCCTGTTAGTCCATCACGAAGTCATCGTTCCCGTCACCGAAGGCAAACTGGACTTCGGCCCGTGGCAGCAGATTTATTACGCCGAGTTCGACGGTCAGCGACGCAAGCGGGTTATCGTCAAGGTGATGGGTGAGTAG
- a CDS encoding alpha-amylase family glycosyl hydrolase: MRHNHSEKLIPLLMLFVVSLLIGCSRKEDFAMSLNGVWKFKVDSMNTGVSQRWFDKGHDRSDWTAMDVPDYWDRYNLLSYDGPGWYVTTLSIGENQRNSVIFFGGVDDDADVWLDGVKIGSHTGYSEPFYVDLPVDITPGIKELVIRVDDHSGPGGIYKPVKLVPRDRVLEMYKTKYSEHPARPSQDWVSDAVLYEVYLRSFSKGGTFGELERRLPELKDLGVTVLWLMPIHPTGELNRKGTLGSPYAVQDYYKVNPEFGTLDDFKSLVAAAHSQGMKIIIVLVANHTSWDSRLMMEHPEWFTTNADGAIVSPNADWTDVADLNYDRHELRKHMIEMMKYWVRDIGIDGFRCDVAEMVPTDFWNRARKELDKIKPIMMLSEGTLPEHHAEAFDMTYSWTLYDVLAKVIGGSTPVKVFDDILTTESYQFPKGSLRMRFNTNHDKNAWDSPAVLKFSPQGAKMTALLTFTYPGVPLLYNGEEVGNDKKLSLFEKVDIDWTKNYEFRAFYRALTRLRSTHPALRNGEYVSVKNSDGEKVYSFVRRAGNDEVLVVLNFARDPRSVSIDVSSWKARELKEYFTGSAATLHGGKLPLEIGGLGCRVFVPASQR; the protein is encoded by the coding sequence ATGAGACATAACCATTCTGAGAAGTTGATCCCGCTCCTTATGCTCTTCGTGGTCTCGTTGCTTATCGGATGCTCCCGGAAAGAGGATTTCGCAATGTCGCTGAACGGTGTGTGGAAGTTCAAAGTCGATTCAATGAACACCGGCGTTTCCCAACGGTGGTTCGACAAGGGGCATGACCGTTCTGATTGGACGGCGATGGATGTACCCGACTATTGGGACCGTTACAACCTGCTTTCCTATGACGGCCCGGGATGGTACGTAACGACGCTGAGTATTGGCGAGAATCAGAGGAACTCGGTGATATTTTTTGGCGGGGTCGATGACGATGCCGACGTCTGGCTGGATGGGGTCAAGATCGGCTCGCACACGGGTTACAGTGAACCTTTCTATGTGGACCTGCCCGTGGACATCACTCCGGGGATAAAAGAGCTTGTGATCCGTGTGGATGATCATAGCGGTCCGGGTGGTATCTACAAACCGGTCAAGCTGGTTCCGAGAGATCGCGTACTTGAAATGTACAAGACAAAGTACTCGGAACACCCCGCCCGCCCGAGCCAGGATTGGGTGAGCGATGCGGTTCTCTACGAGGTCTATCTTCGATCCTTTTCGAAAGGCGGAACCTTCGGAGAACTCGAACGACGTCTCCCCGAACTGAAGGACCTCGGCGTTACAGTCCTCTGGCTGATGCCGATTCATCCGACCGGAGAGCTCAACCGAAAGGGAACGCTCGGGAGTCCCTATGCGGTCCAGGACTACTACAAGGTGAATCCTGAATTCGGCACGCTTGACGATTTCAAATCCCTCGTTGCCGCTGCGCATTCCCAGGGTATGAAGATCATTATCGTCCTCGTGGCGAACCATACTTCGTGGGACAGCCGGCTGATGATGGAACATCCCGAGTGGTTCACGACGAACGCGGATGGAGCAATCGTTTCTCCCAACGCGGACTGGACCGATGTAGCCGATCTGAATTATGACCGGCACGAACTTCGGAAGCATATGATCGAGATGATGAAATACTGGGTCAGAGATATCGGCATCGATGGATTTCGCTGTGACGTCGCAGAGATGGTTCCCACCGATTTCTGGAACCGTGCCCGAAAGGAACTCGATAAGATCAAACCTATCATGATGCTTTCGGAGGGAACACTTCCCGAACACCACGCGGAAGCATTCGATATGACGTATTCCTGGACTCTCTATGACGTGCTGGCCAAAGTCATCGGTGGTTCGACGCCCGTCAAAGTTTTCGATGACATCCTGACGACGGAGTCGTACCAGTTTCCAAAAGGCTCCCTCCGTATGCGGTTCAACACGAACCACGACAAGAATGCATGGGATTCGCCTGCCGTCTTGAAATTTTCTCCGCAAGGGGCAAAGATGACAGCCCTTCTGACATTCACGTATCCTGGTGTTCCCCTCCTGTACAATGGTGAGGAAGTTGGGAACGACAAGAAGCTGAGCTTGTTTGAAAAAGTGGATATTGATTGGACGAAGAATTATGAGTTCCGTGCGTTTTATCGGGCATTGACACGATTGCGATCCACACATCCCGCTCTCCGAAATGGGGAGTACGTTTCAGTGAAGAACTCCGATGGAGAAAAGGTGTACTCGTTTGTGCGGCGGGCGGGTAATGATGAAGTTCTCGTCGTCCTGAACTTCGCGCGTGATCCGCGTTCTGTCAGCATCGACGTGAGCAGTTGGAAGGCAAGGGAGTTGAAGGAGTACTTCACAGGCAGTGCTGCAACACTCCATGGAGGGAAGCTGCCGCTTGAGATCGGCGGATTGGGTTGCAGGGTATTTGTTCCGGCCTCACAACGCTGA